ACCAACTCACGGTTGGGCCGCACCGGAACTGTAACGGTGGAAAAGCGCTCCAGCTCTTCGAGCCTGTCAACTATCTTTCCTTTTGCCTTGTCCTTCCCCTCATATTCAAGGGTAACGCGGTACAATCCATGCTTGATACGGTAGAGAAACCCTGCCACTTCCTGATCGGTCTCGGCAAAAGAATAGAAATGAGCGACCAGGCTGGTGTCAGTGGCGGACTCTACCCATTTGGGAATATCCGGGCCGCCGCCTTTTTCCCAGCTCACCGCCATGGTGAGACCTGCAAGCCACGGGCCGGGCTGACCGCCTATCATAACATGCTTGATATCGCTGCTGCCGGGCATATAGGAATAGTCCGAATACACATTGGTCTCGGTATAACGGAACCTGGTCACCTCGTTCATCGCAGGGGCGATTTCCTTCATCTTGGCGGCAACCTGCTGCATGGTGTTCGCATAAGCCGGGTACACGGGAGTCTCCCCCCAGTACCAGAGGAGGAAATCGCGGTCATACTTGAAGGAATTACCGTCTACGTAGTTTATGGGAGTCTGCTCCGGCTTTTCGAATCTCCAGGCGGTGCGCATGGAAATCAGCATCTTGTGCGGGTTTCCCAGGTCGAACAGCATCCCTTCGTACCGGTTACGGGTGAGATCGTCCACATGGATGTAATCGTTGGGAACATAGGTGCAATAGCCGTCGGCGAACATCTTCGTTTTCTCGATTCCGTCATTGATACGGTCGAATATCTTCCGGGCTTTTTCATCCCCAAGGTAAAGAAAAACGCCGGGGAGCCGTGAAGCGAACAGGGCGTCATCCTTCCATCCGCCGCCCACCTGGCCGTCGGGATTCTGGTGTTCCGCCCACCAGGAAACAATTTCGGAATATCCCTTGAGATACCATCGCATGAAGAATGCCCAGTCCGGCGACCCATCGGTGGAAGCTATGGGAACAGGAGGCCAGAGCTTTGGCGTGTTTTCCCAGGCATTCACCGTGCTGTATACTCCTGCTTTCTCGACATAAGGGATGAGGGTCAGCTTGAGGAGGGCGTTGGTGAGAAAATTATCCGGCTCGATTCTTTTGATGATGAGCGGGTAAGTGACAACATCATAGTACCCGCCGAAAGTCGGCGGATTTTCCGGATCCGGGTCTATGCGGGTATCCATCCAGGGATAGTACCAGGGATAGATTCGGGAATATTCTCCGAATGCCGGCTGAAGTTCCTTGAAAGCATACCGGCCGTCGGAGTCGGATAGAGGCGCTATGGCAATAGACACAGAAGACCTGTTCCCTCCTCCCGTTTCGATTTCTTCATCGCCGCTGAAAAGGAGATCGAGCCAGATACGGTCGCCGGGCGCCATTTTTATATCGGCGCAATCAAGCCGCACCCGAAGAGTGTCGCCTGAAGGGCGGAAATTCTCCAGACGGAAAACCACCGAAGTCCATATCCGGGCGGGAACTCCCGGATCATGCAGGCGCAAAACCGCGAAATCGCCTTCCCCTGCTTTGCGGACGAAAAGATTCAACTCCAGGGCGGTAACCGCTTCCGCCTGTTTCCAGGGATCGGTCAGCAAATTCAGGCGGGTGCATGCTCCGGGCGAGATCGATTGTCGTGTTTTGAAAGCGGTTTCCCGAATAGTCAGGATTTGGGCATTCCTCCGGTCATTCAGGGCGCGCATGGCATAACCGCAGCGGTTATCATCGGGGACAGCCCCGCCGGTATCGAGATAATAGGTACGGCTCAGACCGGGCATGGGAGAACTCTCAGCGCCGACATGGAAAAAACCGACTTCATGAATGCGGGTGTCGCCGGTAAGCGCCAGGTTGAGGCCCTCCTTATATCCCGGCGGGGACCCGTACCCTTTTAAAAGGGGAATGCTGAATCTGTCGCATGAGAGAGGATTGAAAGACGCCCCGAAGAAATGATTGGCTCCTTCCGGAACGGAACATACTTCCCCCCTGCTATCGCTGCCGCTGACGGCGAAAACCTTCACCCTATCCAGG
This is a stretch of genomic DNA from Candidatus Latescibacter sp.. It encodes these proteins:
- a CDS encoding LamG-like jellyroll fold domain-containing protein, whose protein sequence is MAVLKRTAELILALSAGLYTTAASHGAETIRPPATYHLSFETLEFIKSDDFSGKYPAPSIEQRKLSLVTGKFGKAFLNANEFSSKEVEQTAMSTWDLDTLLEVLVLHRFEYWQKFPKSGRLEPYIWGTGRLTTDGGSVAFWAKGARTEPGYLFFQASSSFGRHEKYLLAIELNNDRSLSAYVRDARYVYHRIASKPVWDDSRFNHVALSWDRAQGLRLFLNSEEIASSWGADAWWTTQMPGLFHMPMCGFTYDEFWIFDRPLAAGEIKRLMNDNRPPSDAGAPKALNSGSAGRIAARAFIGKNTSRLPAVKPLRDSGTVTFREIYPEFAGDGCVHAPYVMDGKYEMAWPLDYTTFTNILGDSDFHGEKVDFRLPRGNAVNYITLEGNLDRVKVFAVSGSDSRGEVCSVPEGANHFFGASFNPLSCDRFSIPLLKGYGSPPGYKEGLNLALTGDTRIHEVGFFHVGAESSPMPGLSRTYYLDTGGAVPDDNRCGYAMRALNDRRNAQILTIRETAFKTRQSISPGACTRLNLLTDPWKQAEAVTALELNLFVRKAGEGDFAVLRLHDPGVPARIWTSVVFRLENFRPSGDTLRVRLDCADIKMAPGDRIWLDLLFSGDEEIETGGGNRSSVSIAIAPLSDSDGRYAFKELQPAFGEYSRIYPWYYPWMDTRIDPDPENPPTFGGYYDVVTYPLIIKRIEPDNFLTNALLKLTLIPYVEKAGVYSTVNAWENTPKLWPPVPIASTDGSPDWAFFMRWYLKGYSEIVSWWAEHQNPDGQVGGGWKDDALFASRLPGVFLYLGDEKARKIFDRINDGIEKTKMFADGYCTYVPNDYIHVDDLTRNRYEGMLFDLGNPHKMLISMRTAWRFEKPEQTPINYVDGNSFKYDRDFLLWYWGETPVYPAYANTMQQVAAKMKEIAPAMNEVTRFRYTETNVYSDYSYMPGSSDIKHVMIGGQPGPWLAGLTMAVSWEKGGGPDIPKWVESATDTSLVAHFYSFAETDQEVAGFLYRIKHGLYRVTLEYEGKDKAKGKIVDRLEELERFSTVTVPVRPNRELVFKISLAKKLPDYGPLPDLALSDITREGDTINAAAYNFGSVKSPAVKVRLVDWAGKNLAESDIPALDSARDFIPKHAGFSFTVPKGQKGLRLVVDPDNQVREIIKRNNIIYISDRP